In Mycteria americana isolate JAX WOST 10 ecotype Jacksonville Zoo and Gardens chromosome 4, USCA_MyAme_1.0, whole genome shotgun sequence, the genomic stretch AGATGGGTGAAAGGAAGGCTCCCACCACAAAACAGATTAGTTTGAACATTGCTAATCGTTCTCAGAAGCTGAAGGTCAGGAAAtgtgtgaatttatttttagtgggATTTCTCCCTTTCCATGCTGCTTTGCCACAGAAAATCTAGCTCAGAAATCTAAAAGGAGATGCATCTAATGCATGCTTCAGTCATTTTAGGCTATGCTGCAGCCCTCCTGGGGAAGACAGGAAAGTACAGATTCAATTCTAGCCTCGGGTAGCGAGTAGCTTGTGCACCTCCATAGCCTTGAATCCACTGATGATCAGAGGTGGTGGCTTTGGGACAGTCAGCaccagagagcagcaggacacGTGTGCAGAGATGGAGTGGCAGTGTCCCCACCTATCTGAACACATAGTAGATGTGAAACCTAGGGGATCAGGGGACAGCGTATGCATATTAAAACTTCAGAAGCAAGGTGAATGAGCCCAGGAATCAGTAGGAAACATGAGAAACAGATGTATTTCCCATTACACTAACACATATGTCTGTCAGGTTGTATTATCTGACTGGTTTTGATATATCTATTTCTGTCTTACTGAACCTGTTGGTGGCAAGTTTTAGTGTTGGTTCCATTAATTACTAATGTAGATGATTAGAGTCTCTGTATTACAAGGTAATTTTGACACTATTTAACATCTGCAGAACTTGCTTCAGCTTTGGAAATTGAAATGGGGATTTTTCTGTGCCGCAGTCCCATGAGCTTGTGCATCTTCATTCCTAATTGCTTTCTCTGCCAACCCAGATGGCAATGTACCTGGGGGTTGAgtttttagaccttttttttttttaataacttgtttTCGTAACTAGCCCTGTATGTTTCCTCTCTTGGTTGCCAATTACCTGGAGCTGGgatatcatttatttatttcctcctttaccctctctaagaTGATGGGCAGGTTCTCAGCCTACCTACATGGTGGACTTTGGGTAACATCTCTGTAACAACCAAGTTTGATCTATAAATGTGCTTGGCTAAATGTCTGATCTGCAATACTTGTAATAGTTTAAaattcaataaatacatttttaacagttGCTCTGTGAAAGCGGAGTGTTTGCACAGCCTGCTATTTTGTCTTGGTCTTAGGACAAACCTGTTCCAGCCACAACtgttgaaaacagttttatttttattttctccaaacaatttgttttcttctccctccctcaggCAATAAATagttaatttcttaaaaaaaaaaaaggaacaaaaccataCATATGTACATCAGCCACACAGGCATCTTGTGTGTTGGACTGgactggggggaaggagagaggtaGGGTGGGAAATAAGGCTCCAAGTGGGTTGAAGATGAGGCATTTTCTAGGCTTGGACCAAAAGCTGCAGCAGTGTTGCACAGGTAAAGGAGACCCAGCtcagctggagaagggctggTCAGGAGAAGGGAGGTGGAGGAAGTTTGAAAATGCTGGATGGATGACATCTTTGGGCCAGCCTCTCCTCCACccagctgcttctttctcccaTTGCAGCCCAACCATGTCCCATCCTGCTCCttctggaggaggtggagaggaaacCGAACAGAGTAATCAAAGCAGCCCAGACTGctgcccccccccttttctcctctttaagCCACAGGAGATTGGACCTAAGTTTTGCAGGAACCAGAGTTCCAGAGAGGCAAGGAGAGAGGCATTTAGGACTGCATCTCCCCCTCCAAACTGCCTCCCAGCCAGGGAGATTGCTCTCCCCCACAGGAGTGGGCTCAGCTGGTGACTCCACATGTGCCTGCCAGCTCCTGCATCACCTCTCCAGTCACTGGCAGGGTTGAGGCTGACTGCAGGCAGCCCCTGTGCCACCACTCtgtgcctccagctctgcttgTCACCCAGTGTCACTGGCTCAGGCAAGCAGCACCCGCCACAAGCACCCACGTCTCTGTGCAAGGGGGAAGACTGCTGCACCATAAAAAGAGGCTATGCTCCCTTTTCAACCCAGATGAGCTAGAGGCAGAAatacagggagaaggggaggtgtatctttttttaaaaaacaagacaaTAAAATAGGGATGGAAGGAGATGAAGACCAGGCACTTGAGGAAACCCAGtatgctatttttcttcctcccccaaagAGCCTGGACAATGTCAGGGTTTGTGGCTTTTACAACTTTCGTGCTTTCAAAACAtaaacttaaaaagcaaaaaaaccaagatgAGGTAAGAAATTTCTCTACAAAAAAGATGTTGAGTCCAGGGTGAACGGCAGTGTCCGGCACTATTGCTTAACATCATGGGGCTCATGCCCACCTGCCCCTTCCACACCTGGCACTATCTGCTTGGCTGGCCTCAGCCCCTGAGCTAACAGCTGGGCGACATGGTGATGGGGCTGTGCAGGTATGGGAGGCTGCTGGGGGTGGCATGGACACCGACAGAGACTGGGAAACTGAAGACAAACtgggaggtgggggtggaggtGGCCTTGCCCCGCTCCCGCAGTGTCCCCGAGGGGCTGACAGCTTCCACTGCGCATGAGGTGGCCAACACCTGCGACTCAAACTGCAGCAGCTGCCCCATGAAGCTGAAGTTAGGGGAGATGATGCTCCGGCGCTGCTTGACAAACTCAAAGGCCTCCTCCAGCTTGACACGTTTCTTCATCATCAGGTAAGCCAAGCAGATGGTGGCGGAGCGGGAGATACCAGCCTGGCAGTGGACTAGGACCCGGCCACAACACTCCTTCACTGAGTCTGGAGGGCAACAGGGGATAAGATGTGAGACGTGTTCCCTTCCAACAAAGCCCAGCCCCTCGCCAAACCTGCAGGTGGTGGCTGACCTCCCTCCCACCAGTGCAACAAATGGCCTGGATGCTGCTGGACCCCAGTCCCCTCTGAGCCAAAGGCTCCAGCTCTTTGAGGCAGGAGCCTCCCCCGTGGTGAAACACACACTGACACAGCTCCTCTGCACAGGTACTCACCGATGTACTCGATTGCCTCCATGAACCAGGAGCTGATATCAGCTTTGTGGTTATCCTCCACGGGGATACACTTATACTGGTAGTGCCCCTCGAAGTGGTTGGGGCAGTCTGAGGAGACGTTCAGCAGGGCTGTGATGCCCAGTGCATCGAGCATGTCCCGCCGGGCAGCGTGGTAGGCGCTGCCAAGGTAGAGGAAGGGAAGGATTTCCACAGGGCCACCCTgttaaacaaaaacaacagatATGGGGGTGACCAGGGGACAGCAGTGGGCCGGACACACATCCAGATGGCTTGGAGGCCCTGAGCAGTGCAGGAACCTGGCAGCTGATCCAGGGCCCTCAAAAGAGGGAGCAGAGGCTGCCTTTTTGAGCTGTTAAACCCATTTCAGCCCTCGCCACCTTCATCCCATTCAGGAACAGGCAGGTGTGGTTAACAGGATTTGGGCCTGTCCACTCCCCAGGGAGCACAAATGCCCGGGATCAGGAGGACCACCATGCTCTCCCGTGAGAGGAAAGGGAGCAGGGCTCTGGCTCTGCAAGCCTCAGCTGAGGGAGAGCAGAGAGACTCCAGCAGGACCAAGTTGCAATGCTGGAAGGAACGGTCAAAATAGCTGAACACTGGGCTTCTAGACATACCTGGTCATGAAGGGGGGTCccacaggaactgcagcccaaaTCCAGGGGCTCGGCGCTGGTGGGGGGTGACACATTGCTCAGGGACTTGGTTTTTGCACAGAATTCAGGGTACTCCGAGGAGAAGCGCTCATAACCCCCTGCAAGAAGAGAGGCACAGGTTACATTCACAGCACTGCAGAACAGCATAGCCAGAGCTGGCACGTCTCACCGTGCCCTTCGCCACTAGATGATGCTACACTGATGGAGAGTGGTCTCCTGCCCCAGGATGAGCAACCAGGCTCCTGGCAGCAAGGGGGGAATCCTTGAGGCCCCACCACTCCTCCCTTAGAGCAAGAGCTCCGAGACCTCTGTAATGCTCTTGGCTGTCCGAAGTCTCTGGTCCAGGGTTTAGCCCCCTACATACCATCAGCCAAAACCCCAGACCAAGGCCCAGGTTGCTCTCTAAGATGATGGAGAGAGGATTTGTTGCCAGCATCCTCCAACTTCAATGGGAAAAGCTGCTCCCAGGCCAAAGACTGTTCAGTTCCCAGCTTTCCCAGACACATCATCCTGCCACAAAGCACAGGGAGGTCTCCCACTTTCCCAGCCTGACCCTCCGGCCCAGAGCTGCCAAAATAACAGGCCAGGGAAGCTGGGGCACTGGCCAGGTGAAGTTAACAGTGAAGCTAACGGCACAGCAAAGCCACCTTCCAGAGAGAGATGTCCACTGCCTCTCAAGGACATGGGTGTGACCTGAACATGGAGGTGAGCACCCTGTGAAAGAGCAGCTTGCTCCTTTGACTTGCTGCCAGGGGGATAAGCAAATGTGACCTCAGATCTTCCTAGTGGTAGGCAAAACAAGAGCAAACCCCATCAACTTCCCCGGACAGGGAAACTGCAGTGTTGGCTGCAATAAACACTTCTGGTGAGCTGGTGAGATTTCCTTCTCTCATTCAAATCAAATCAATGACCCTGACATCCTTGCAGAGTCTGACCTTGAGCCTTAAAGCCAACGGAAATCAGGTGTTTTACTATCACCACAGGATTCTAGTTAGACCAAGCCCTGACTCCCAGGATAGCTCTTGAAGACTCACCCCAACTGCAGGACCTCTGCCTGCAGATTTGGTCTTGCCAGAGCACACCCGGCAGGACACACATTCCTTATCCAGCCTTAGCTCCGAGACTGCCCTGAACACGGCTGGATGTTCAAAAGATAGGTGGGTGTAagcatctccagcaaagcagcccAGGCATCCCTAGGCAGCTAGAGACCAATATTGCCAGCATCCCAGTGTCCTTTATGGTTTCCTCCCCCTACACAAGGAAGGGCTCTGGTACCTTAAAGCAGAAACATGCATATGCATCACTGAATTTGCATTGTCCCACCCACACAAGCAGGACAGTTTGCAGAGGCTTTGTTTCCAGGGCCTGACATCCCTTTGCGGTCCTACTGGTTCGATTTGGAGGAGCACCCAAAATCAAGTGCCCCTGTTAGACATCTTCAGGAGGTCTGATCCTAAAATCCCAGGATCTACCCCATCCCACTTCAGTGGCCATCGCACCATCCCGAGAGGGAGAAGCTGCCCAGGGTGATGTGCGGAAATGGGCTTCCTCCTTGGAAAGGCAAAGCGACCCTTTCAAACAGTCAAAGATGTTTCTCTTCAATGTATCTCATCAGATCTAAGGCCCGTTCAACCAAGCACCACATCCAGCAGCTCCATCCAGTGGCGTGCAGATCCTGGCTGTGCGTGCAGGCCC encodes the following:
- the DUSP4 gene encoding dual specificity protein phosphatase 4, producing MVATEGLREMEGSALRRLVCRDEAGPGGPARCLLLDCRPFLAHSAGHIRGALNVRCNTIVRRRAKGAVSLEQILPAEGEVRARLRAGLYAAVVVYDERSPRAEALREDSTVALVVRALRRDTARADIRLLAGGYERFSSEYPEFCAKTKSLSNVSPPTSAEPLDLGCSSCGTPLHDQGGPVEILPFLYLGSAYHAARRDMLDALGITALLNVSSDCPNHFEGHYQYKCIPVEDNHKADISSWFMEAIEYIDSVKECCGRVLVHCQAGISRSATICLAYLMMKKRVKLEEAFEFVKQRRSIISPNFSFMGQLLQFESQVLATSCAVEAVSPSGTLRERGKATSTPTSQFVFSFPVSVGVHATPSSLPYLHSPITMSPSC